The following are encoded in a window of Acidobacteriota bacterium genomic DNA:
- a CDS encoding 6-bladed beta-propeller: MDIEFTENDVVIDYEWGRTHLLARILDLKIDQDENIYLADAKRAGVIKISPSGTLLAEIGGRGQGPGEFREPSRLFLSRRNDLYVFDSQSRKIVKFDDRGAYVNRIPIRNISGFPPPVWTDFFVDYRGHTFLVYRELIYDKSSFHSVFEIDARGNSVRTVARFLEESMEKGLSSGGGVMGSAIHQYTPRVFLSSSGPHFYFGCSDDSRIIMMNNLGEEVQVVVIADKTVPISAEEKKHFEHAFRNHPGMLKLPDARPLYSNLLCDETDRLYLVRTKSVLDKTPGAIIDVLSAEGDFLSRIRSPIAPHAVRFGRIYAVELNDLGEYRILSAEIPGVSSWKD, translated from the coding sequence GTGGATATTGAATTCACCGAAAACGATGTTGTCATCGATTACGAATGGGGACGAACCCATCTCCTGGCGCGGATCCTGGATCTTAAGATTGACCAAGACGAAAACATCTACCTGGCCGATGCCAAGAGAGCCGGCGTTATCAAGATATCGCCCTCGGGGACCTTGCTGGCGGAAATCGGCGGCCGGGGGCAAGGGCCGGGCGAATTCCGGGAACCGAGCCGCCTTTTTCTATCCCGCCGTAACGATCTTTACGTTTTCGACAGCCAGTCGCGGAAAATCGTCAAGTTCGACGATCGGGGCGCCTATGTCAATAGGATCCCGATAAGAAACATATCCGGTTTCCCCCCTCCGGTATGGACGGATTTCTTCGTCGATTACCGCGGACACACATTTTTGGTTTATCGTGAATTGATCTATGACAAGAGTTCTTTTCATTCCGTCTTCGAAATCGATGCCCGGGGCAACAGTGTGAGAACGGTTGCCCGTTTTCTCGAGGAAAGCATGGAGAAGGGCCTGTCTTCCGGGGGCGGCGTGATGGGCAGTGCAATCCACCAGTATACCCCCCGGGTTTTCCTGTCGTCTTCGGGTCCGCACTTTTATTTCGGGTGCAGCGATGACAGCCGGATTATCATGATGAACAACTTGGGGGAAGAGGTACAAGTCGTCGTGATCGCGGATAAGACCGTGCCCATAAGCGCCGAGGAAAAAAAGCACTTCGAGCACGCGTTTCGCAACCATCCCGGCATGTTGAAACTCCCGGATGCCCGGCCCCTTTACTCGAATCTTCTCTGCGACGAAACGGACAGATTGTACCTCGTCCGGACAAAATCGGTACTGGATAAAACCCCCGGGGCGATCATCGACGTCCTGTCCGCCGAAGGAGACTTCCTCTCGCGCATCCGATCGCCGATCGCGCCCCACGCCGTGCGGTTCGGCAGGATCTATGCCGTTGAACTCAACGATCTCGGCGAATACCGCATCCTGAGTGCGGAAATCCCCGGCGTTTCATCCTGGAAAGACTGA
- a CDS encoding 6-bladed beta-propeller translates to MRPHNLLIPFILAFLVCSAFGSESLPEREIPITLLFEFDKRNPKPNQSFTFAARRYLDTDHKRCVYVLDKENHRVLKYTEDGTFITQIGSIGKNAPDLYYPTAIRISGDHLYIVDGGIWIKKYTLDGQFVSRIESRRPREIIDCLDVEQGRVFVNLRKISDDFNRHKLITVFDSSGKKVAEFGDVLSCLNIYAFRVFNRTSFSIVDGNLIGTFVSPPVIFRHTTSGKKIYQKDLRELGLDVIRRITEEAVCMNIYDTPERQISPEGHIRSANYCRGFDVDEKSEAYYAVGGELEIPPVIYRFDRQGMPRESIKLKLGINDVAAVGIFINRGLKTRYGVGHVLEGDTAFKPFFFKF, encoded by the coding sequence ATGAGACCTCACAATCTCCTCATACCGTTTATTCTGGCCTTTCTGGTCTGTTCCGCATTCGGGAGCGAGTCGCTCCCCGAAAGAGAGATTCCCATTACCCTATTATTCGAGTTTGATAAGCGAAATCCGAAGCCTAATCAAAGCTTCACTTTTGCGGCGAGAAGATATTTGGATACAGATCACAAGCGTTGTGTATACGTCCTGGACAAAGAGAATCATCGCGTCCTCAAGTATACGGAAGATGGGACCTTCATAACCCAAATCGGGAGCATCGGGAAAAACGCCCCTGATCTCTATTATCCAACGGCCATCAGAATATCCGGAGACCATCTCTATATCGTCGACGGAGGGATATGGATAAAAAAGTATACGTTGGACGGGCAATTTGTTTCGCGAATCGAATCGCGCCGCCCGAGGGAAATCATAGATTGCCTCGACGTTGAACAAGGCCGGGTCTTCGTCAACCTTCGGAAAATCTCAGATGACTTCAACCGGCACAAATTGATAACGGTTTTTGATTCAAGCGGAAAAAAGGTCGCCGAGTTTGGAGATGTTCTGTCTTGCCTGAATATCTATGCTTTCCGCGTTTTCAATAGAACTAGCTTTTCTATCGTCGACGGGAATCTCATAGGAACATTTGTAAGTCCCCCCGTCATTTTTAGGCATACGACTTCAGGCAAAAAGATTTATCAAAAAGACCTGCGCGAATTGGGCCTCGATGTCATAAGGAGAATCACGGAAGAAGCGGTCTGCATGAATATCTATGACACTCCGGAACGCCAAATATCCCCGGAGGGACATATTCGCTCCGCCAATTATTGTCGGGGTTTTGATGTCGACGAAAAATCCGAGGCGTATTATGCGGTGGGGGGTGAGCTCGAAATACCGCCTGTTATTTACCGTTTCGACCGGCAGGGCATGCCCCGTGAGAGTATCAAGCTGAAGCTCGGCATAAATGATGTGGCGGCCGTGGGAATCTTCATCAATCGCGGGCTGAAGACACGGTATGGAGTCGGACATGTCTTGGAAGGAGATACGGCCTTCAAGCCGTTTTTCTTTAAATTTTAA
- a CDS encoding DUF401 family protein, translating into MIPLLKVALLIAVFLVLLRKKVDLGLVLALNTALTALLFGMDVSGFAVSLWSVLSSHETLVLVAIVALVLYIGAYLQNGGHFRVMLDALKNLVREPRLTLAAPSAFMGLLPVPAGAMMGAPIVEEAAKRWGLSPAWKTFLNYWFRHIWEYSWPLYVSLLMTATITRIPIKTLSLVQFPFTLLAAGTGLVILFRGVPALSSEENGGKPWPEIRRILFSLWPVLLTIVLVFVFRLSIEAGLGASSLLAFALSRESMRDRTRTLLRSLSPRIILLVFALMAFKGVLESSGALEALAGTLRPGGVSAYVLLFAAPFSVGLLTGMNQAYVAIAFPLLLPLFGESRMDLVPAIFAFVSGFAGILLSPAHLCLALTVNYFRADWRDVYRLLVPAVAVVFSAALILLGVSFL; encoded by the coding sequence GTGATCCCGTTACTTAAAGTTGCGCTTCTGATCGCCGTCTTCCTGGTTCTGCTCCGGAAAAAGGTCGATCTCGGCCTTGTCCTGGCCTTGAATACCGCGCTGACCGCTCTTCTTTTCGGCATGGACGTTTCCGGATTCGCCGTCTCTCTCTGGAGCGTCCTGTCCTCTCACGAGACGCTCGTCCTTGTCGCGATCGTTGCGCTGGTTCTTTACATCGGCGCCTACCTACAGAACGGCGGACATTTCCGGGTGATGCTCGACGCCCTGAAAAACCTGGTGCGTGAGCCCCGCTTGACCCTCGCCGCACCCTCGGCCTTCATGGGTCTTCTTCCGGTTCCGGCCGGGGCGATGATGGGCGCGCCCATCGTGGAGGAGGCGGCGAAGCGGTGGGGGCTTTCCCCGGCCTGGAAAACGTTTCTCAATTATTGGTTCCGCCACATCTGGGAGTACAGCTGGCCTCTCTATGTCAGCCTGCTCATGACCGCGACGATCACCCGGATTCCCATCAAGACCTTGAGCCTCGTCCAGTTCCCGTTCACGCTCCTTGCGGCCGGGACAGGCCTCGTCATCCTCTTCCGCGGCGTTCCTGCACTGTCTTCCGAGGAGAACGGGGGAAAACCCTGGCCTGAAATCCGTCGCATCCTGTTCAGTCTTTGGCCCGTCCTCCTCACGATCGTCCTGGTCTTCGTCTTCCGCCTGAGCATCGAGGCCGGTCTCGGTGCGTCTTCGCTTTTGGCGTTTGCCCTGTCTCGGGAATCGATGCGGGACCGGACCCGAACCCTGCTTCGAAGCCTGTCCCCCAGAATCATCCTCCTCGTTTTCGCCTTGATGGCGTTCAAAGGAGTTCTGGAATCTTCGGGCGCCCTGGAGGCCTTGGCCGGGACGCTGCGGCCCGGCGGTGTCTCGGCTTATGTTCTTCTCTTCGCCGCGCCTTTCAGTGTCGGGCTTTTGACCGGCATGAACCAGGCTTATGTCGCTATCGCCTTCCCGCTTCTTCTCCCGCTCTTCGGCGAAAGCCGCATGGATCTCGTTCCCGCGATTTTCGCCTTCGTCAGCGGCTTCGCGGGCATCCTTCTCTCTCCCGCGCACTTGTGTCTGGCCCTGACCGTCAACTATTTCCGGGCCGATTGGCGGGATGTCTACAGGCTGCTTGTTCCGGCCGTGGCCGTCGTCTTTTCCGCGGCGCTCATCCTGCTTGGTGTCTCATTCCTGTGA
- the rnhC gene encoding ribonuclease HIII, which produces MNDASVSPAAGRIGTDESGKGDYFGPLVIAGFFLPEGQEAVLAEMGVRDSKRMTDNRVRETAAVLRRGYPHAVVAIGPEKYNQLYAKMKNLNRLLAWGHARVIENVLEHVPAGRAVTDQFGDASLVRNALMAKGRTIELEQRTGAEEDPAVAAASILARDEFLRRLQALSAEAGMDLPKGASAAVEEAAVRLVRLHGPDSLECYAKTHFRTTRRVLGLK; this is translated from the coding sequence ATGAACGACGCAAGCGTATCGCCCGCGGCAGGCCGCATCGGAACGGACGAATCGGGCAAAGGCGATTATTTCGGACCGCTTGTCATCGCCGGGTTTTTTCTTCCGGAAGGCCAGGAGGCCGTTCTCGCCGAAATGGGGGTGCGGGATTCCAAAAGGATGACCGACAACCGCGTCCGCGAGACGGCCGCCGTGCTGCGGCGCGGATACCCGCACGCGGTCGTGGCCATCGGACCGGAGAAGTACAATCAACTTTATGCCAAGATGAAGAATCTGAACCGGCTTCTCGCCTGGGGTCACGCGCGGGTCATCGAGAACGTTCTGGAGCATGTTCCGGCCGGACGGGCCGTCACCGACCAGTTCGGCGACGCCTCGCTGGTCAGGAACGCACTCATGGCCAAGGGGCGGACGATCGAACTCGAGCAAAGGACCGGGGCGGAAGAGGATCCGGCCGTGGCCGCCGCCTCCATCCTGGCCCGGGACGAATTTCTCCGGCGTCTCCAGGCGCTGTCCGCCGAGGCCGGCATGGATCTGCCCAAGGGAGCATCGGCCGCCGTCGAGGAGGCCGCCGTGCGCCTTGTCCGCCTCCATGGTCCCGATTCCCTGGAGTGCTATGCCAAGACCCACTTCCGCACGACCCGGCGCGTGCTTGGGTTGAAATAG
- the efp gene encoding elongation factor P, which produces MINATQIRKGMLIIMDKELYRVMEVSHITPGRLKAKVQTKLRNIRDMSQMEYRFRSEDRVEPAYLEEIEMEFLYKENDGYIFMNLENYEQIKLDRETIGDGVNFLTPNIVIKVERFEGRPVGVSLPTAVELEVVNTEPTIKGATQSAMYKPAELETGITIQVPPFIKTGDRIRVDTRDNSYLERAKK; this is translated from the coding sequence ATGATCAACGCGACGCAAATCCGCAAAGGCATGCTCATCATCATGGACAAAGAGCTCTACCGCGTCATGGAAGTCTCGCACATTACGCCCGGCCGCCTCAAGGCCAAGGTCCAGACCAAGCTTCGGAACATCCGGGACATGTCCCAGATGGAATACCGCTTCCGCTCGGAGGACCGGGTCGAACCGGCTTATCTCGAGGAAATCGAGATGGAGTTTCTCTACAAGGAGAACGACGGCTACATTTTCATGAATCTGGAGAACTACGAGCAGATCAAGCTCGACCGCGAGACGATCGGCGATGGCGTCAACTTCCTGACGCCCAATATCGTCATCAAGGTCGAGCGTTTCGAAGGCCGGCCCGTCGGCGTCAGCCTGCCCACCGCGGTCGAACTCGAGGTCGTCAACACCGAGCCAACGATCAAGGGCGCCACGCAGTCGGCCATGTACAAGCCGGCCGAGCTGGAGACGGGGATCACCATCCAGGTGCCGCCGTTCATCAAAACCGGCGACCGCATCCGCGTCGACACCCGCGACAACTCATACCTGGAACGGGCCAAAAAATAA
- a CDS encoding galactokinase family protein — translation MTVESLTVSAPGRICLFGEHQDYLGLAVIAAAIDRRIVIRGRRREDLAASFDLPDTGETDAFSLGREVPYLKDRDYLRSAANVLRRSGAVSPRGWDLHVHGSIPINAGTSSSSALVVAWVRFLLEAASDARAGDPATVAELAYLSEVAEFGEPGGRMDHYASALGGVLRMHFVEPMTIAPLPTPPGEFVLGNSLEKKDTTGMLARIKSGVRRGETEVGGHIPGFSLRSALTDDVEAVISRLDSDAARLLKAALLNRDLTEDGTRLFMEDTFDAVRFGALLTRQQDILRDGLGISTPRIDGMIDAALASGALGAKINGSGGGGCMFAYAPGRAEVVAEAVRRTGAEAVVVRIDEGVRREPPASRIMQEDA, via the coding sequence ATGACCGTCGAAAGCCTGACCGTTTCCGCACCCGGACGCATCTGCCTGTTCGGGGAACATCAGGACTACCTCGGCCTGGCCGTCATTGCCGCCGCGATCGACCGGAGAATCGTCATCCGCGGAAGGCGGCGCGAAGACCTTGCGGCGTCTTTCGATCTTCCCGATACCGGCGAGACCGATGCCTTCTCTCTCGGGCGGGAGGTTCCCTATCTCAAAGACCGGGATTATTTGAGGAGCGCGGCCAATGTCCTTCGGCGTTCGGGCGCCGTGTCGCCCCGCGGTTGGGATCTCCATGTCCACGGGAGCATCCCCATCAATGCCGGAACATCGAGTTCCTCGGCGCTCGTCGTGGCCTGGGTCCGGTTTCTCCTGGAGGCCGCAAGCGATGCGAGGGCCGGTGATCCCGCAACCGTCGCCGAACTGGCCTATCTGTCCGAAGTGGCCGAATTCGGCGAACCCGGCGGCCGCATGGACCACTATGCGTCAGCCCTGGGCGGGGTTCTTCGGATGCATTTCGTTGAACCGATGACCATCGCCCCGCTCCCGACTCCTCCGGGGGAGTTTGTTCTGGGGAATTCGCTCGAAAAGAAAGATACGACGGGCATGCTGGCCCGAATCAAATCGGGAGTCCGGCGGGGTGAGACCGAGGTCGGAGGACACATCCCCGGCTTCTCTCTCCGTTCGGCGCTGACGGATGACGTCGAGGCGGTCATCTCCCGTCTGGATTCGGATGCCGCCCGTCTCTTAAAGGCCGCGCTGCTCAATCGGGATCTCACGGAAGACGGCACCCGTCTTTTTATGGAGGACACATTCGACGCCGTCCGCTTCGGCGCGCTCCTGACCCGCCAGCAGGATATCCTGAGGGACGGCCTCGGCATCTCCACGCCCCGGATCGACGGAATGATCGACGCGGCGCTGGCCTCGGGCGCCCTGGGTGCGAAAATCAACGGCTCGGGCGGCGGCGGCTGCATGTTCGCCTACGCGCCGGGACGGGCCGAGGTTGTAGCCGAGGCGGTCCGCCGTACGGGCGCGGAGGCCGTCGTCGTCCGTATCGACGAAGGAGTCCGGCGGGAACCGCCCGCCTCACGGATAATGCAGGAGGACGCATGA
- a CDS encoding SpoIVB peptidase S55 domain-containing protein — translation MNGLNVGWVSRRAWAWILLLAGLSAPAAAVAEIMPLSQIQPGMTGKGRTVFQGERIEEFDVEILGVMRNVQPRKNMIMARLSGNGLETTGVISGMSGSPVYIDGRIVGAVAYSFAFSKTPLAGITPIEEMMAMDSATSGAASSAPARSMTTIPSMTLEDLAAAYLSTAPPLAPVPPVEPDGRGMAPLHLPLVVSGFSPQGFEKARGFFAAAGFHPLMGGGGQIPVPSAKLPSAPALRPGDAVGIQLIGGDLDVSAVGTVTHVDGSRVLAFGHPLYNLGPVDLAMTRAGVLAVVPSLQTSFKLATSGEVLGSFSQDSAAGAVGEIGRMPRLIPVNISLQRSPTSRREFKLKMIRDRILTPALLNMALYSLLTGEERNHGDLALEFDGEIFLDRGGSVKIEDLFSGNYNAAVTNLSGLMAAVVYFLSNNEFQDVGIFRVDINIRSTQEARFCQIEKVLLDKYEVSPGERIGIQVHYRAHGRESRVEEVQVQAPILPAGSQFHLIVGDSAAMQSVERSQYRTQEFVPRSLDQLVRILSNLRKNNRIYFKITAAKPGLFLKGEEMPNLPPTLKTMFASPRAAASSATDLSRSTLNEYQLPVPYVVRGSAVIPVQIRR, via the coding sequence ATGAACGGATTGAACGTCGGTTGGGTTTCCCGGCGGGCGTGGGCCTGGATTCTGCTTCTGGCCGGGTTGTCCGCCCCCGCGGCGGCCGTTGCCGAGATCATGCCTCTCTCGCAGATCCAGCCCGGGATGACGGGCAAGGGACGGACGGTTTTTCAGGGTGAACGCATCGAAGAATTCGATGTCGAAATCCTCGGCGTCATGAGAAATGTTCAGCCCCGGAAAAACATGATCATGGCCCGATTGAGCGGAAACGGCCTGGAAACGACCGGCGTCATCAGCGGCATGAGCGGCAGTCCCGTCTATATCGACGGCCGGATTGTGGGTGCGGTCGCCTACAGCTTTGCTTTTTCCAAAACTCCCCTGGCCGGTATCACCCCCATCGAGGAAATGATGGCCATGGACTCCGCAACATCCGGGGCTGCAAGTTCTGCGCCGGCCCGGTCGATGACGACAATTCCGTCCATGACCTTGGAAGACCTGGCCGCCGCCTACCTGTCCACGGCGCCTCCCCTTGCGCCGGTTCCGCCGGTCGAACCGGACGGACGCGGGATGGCGCCTCTTCACCTGCCGCTTGTCGTCAGCGGGTTTTCTCCGCAGGGTTTCGAGAAGGCCCGCGGCTTTTTCGCCGCCGCCGGATTTCACCCCTTGATGGGAGGCGGGGGACAAATCCCCGTTCCGTCGGCCAAGCTGCCTTCCGCGCCGGCTCTCAGACCGGGCGATGCCGTCGGCATCCAGCTCATCGGCGGTGATCTCGATGTCTCCGCTGTCGGAACGGTGACCCATGTCGACGGATCCCGCGTCCTGGCCTTCGGCCATCCGTTGTATAACCTCGGTCCCGTTGATTTGGCCATGACCCGGGCCGGCGTCCTGGCCGTGGTGCCCAGCCTTCAAACATCCTTCAAGCTGGCGACGAGCGGAGAGGTTCTCGGTTCCTTCTCTCAGGACAGCGCCGCGGGGGCCGTCGGAGAAATCGGGCGCATGCCCCGGCTCATTCCCGTCAACATCAGCCTGCAGAGGTCGCCGACGTCCCGCCGGGAATTCAAACTGAAAATGATCCGCGACAGAATTCTGACTCCGGCCCTGCTCAATATGGCCCTTTACTCCCTGCTGACGGGCGAAGAGCGGAACCACGGCGATCTGGCTCTGGAGTTCGACGGCGAAATCTTCCTTGACCGGGGAGGCAGCGTCAAGATCGAGGATCTCTTTTCAGGAAACTACAATGCTGCCGTGACCAACCTTTCGGGCCTTATGGCCGCGGTGGTCTATTTTCTTTCCAACAACGAGTTCCAGGATGTCGGCATTTTCCGGGTGGACATCAACATCCGCTCCACCCAGGAGGCGCGCTTTTGCCAGATCGAGAAGGTTCTTCTCGACAAGTATGAAGTCTCCCCGGGCGAGAGGATCGGCATCCAGGTGCATTACCGGGCGCACGGCCGGGAAAGCCGCGTCGAAGAGGTCCAGGTCCAGGCCCCCATTCTTCCGGCCGGTTCACAGTTCCATCTGATTGTCGGCGATTCCGCCGCGATGCAGAGTGTGGAACGCAGCCAGTACCGGACCCAGGAATTCGTCCCCCGCAGTCTGGATCAGCTCGTTCGCATCCTGAGCAACCTCCGGAAAAACAACCGCATTTATTTCAAGATCACGGCTGCCAAGCCCGGACTGTTTCTCAAAGGCGAGGAAATGCCCAACCTGCCGCCGACATTGAAGACGATGTTCGCATCGCCGCGCGCCGCGGCCTCGTCGGCGACCGATCTCAGCCGGTCCACTCTCAACGAGTACCAGCTCCCGGTCCCCTATGTGGTTCGTGGATCGGCCGTCATTCCCGTTCAAATCCGCCGTTAG
- a CDS encoding NAD(P)-dependent oxidoreductase → MNILITGATGFIGGHLVETLAAKPGVRVHALVRDPKKAPHLQEIPGICFHRGDILDPPPLPPDLDGVFHLAGLTKALKTEDYYTVNRKGTARLFTALAGLPARPRIVLLSSLAAGGPSLPDGSPRKESDPPKPVSPYGKSKLESEEVALDHASMFPLAILRVGAVYGPRDEDFLKYFRIVNRGIIPCYGRRARLLSLCLVDDLVTALDLAFQTDLPSGEIFNIASPDPVTWDEIGETASRILGRTCRHLRLPRAGVHLAAALSEALSRITGRRDALNRSKIRDMSQPGWVADVSKAERLLGFRTAWSLQAGLEKTLRWYRKNNLL, encoded by the coding sequence GTGAACATCCTCATCACGGGCGCGACCGGATTCATCGGCGGCCATCTCGTCGAAACGCTGGCCGCGAAACCCGGGGTCAGAGTCCACGCGCTCGTCCGGGATCCGAAAAAGGCCCCCCACCTTCAAGAGATCCCGGGAATCTGTTTTCACCGGGGCGATATTCTCGATCCGCCGCCCCTTCCCCCGGATCTGGACGGCGTGTTTCACCTGGCCGGACTGACAAAAGCCTTGAAAACAGAAGATTATTATACCGTAAACCGAAAAGGAACGGCAAGACTGTTCACCGCCCTGGCCGGCCTCCCGGCCCGTCCCCGGATCGTCCTCTTGAGCAGCTTGGCCGCCGGAGGCCCGTCGTTGCCGGATGGATCGCCCCGGAAAGAAAGCGATCCGCCGAAGCCCGTCTCCCCCTATGGAAAAAGCAAGCTCGAATCCGAAGAGGTGGCCCTCGACCACGCCTCGATGTTCCCTCTGGCCATTCTTCGCGTCGGGGCCGTTTACGGCCCCCGGGACGAGGACTTCCTGAAATATTTCCGAATCGTCAACCGGGGGATCATTCCTTGCTACGGCCGACGGGCGAGGCTTCTCAGCCTCTGTCTGGTCGACGATCTTGTGACCGCACTTGATCTCGCCTTTCAAACGGATCTCCCCAGCGGAGAGATCTTTAATATCGCGTCTCCCGATCCGGTGACCTGGGATGAAATCGGAGAAACGGCTTCCCGCATCCTGGGCCGGACCTGCCGTCATCTCCGACTGCCCCGGGCCGGCGTTCACCTGGCCGCCGCACTGAGCGAGGCGCTCTCCCGAATCACCGGACGCAGGGATGCACTCAATCGCAGCAAGATCCGCGACATGAGCCAACCGGGGTGGGTCGCCGACGTTTCCAAGGCGGAGCGCCTTCTTGGTTTCAGAACCGCCTGGAGCCTGCAAGCCGGTCTTGAGAAAACCCTCCGCTGGTACCGGAAAAACAACCTCCTTTAA
- a CDS encoding beta-ketoacyl-ACP synthase III, which translates to MSLHTVITGTGRYVPSRVVTNADLEKRMDTSDEWIRQRSGIVERRHADPGTGSSELAVEAARRAMASAEVDPREIDFIVAATLSPDHYFPGIGVQVQSGLGLDSIGALDVRNQCSGFIYALSAADQYIRAGTYKKILLVASEVQSSNLDYSDDGRDMAVLFGDGAGAVILEPGGPEDGALLLSTHLYSDGRFVRDLWMEKPSPRDNPTFQVEFFDEKRFFPKMDGKNVFKNASQRMPEAVRAALDRNGLTVEDVDILIPHQANDRISQMVARNLGIPVEKVIRNIDRYGNTTSASIPIALDEAIETGRIRKGHLVALTAFGSGFTWASALIRW; encoded by the coding sequence ATGAGTCTCCACACCGTCATCACCGGAACCGGCCGTTATGTCCCTTCCCGGGTCGTCACCAACGCCGATCTCGAAAAACGCATGGACACCTCGGACGAATGGATCCGCCAGAGAAGCGGCATCGTCGAACGCCGCCATGCCGATCCAGGAACGGGGTCCTCGGAGCTGGCCGTTGAAGCCGCGCGGCGGGCCATGGCCTCGGCGGAAGTCGATCCCCGGGAGATCGATTTCATCGTAGCCGCAACGCTTTCTCCCGATCACTATTTCCCCGGCATCGGTGTCCAGGTCCAGTCCGGACTCGGACTGGATTCGATCGGGGCGCTCGACGTCCGGAACCAATGCAGCGGATTCATTTACGCCCTGTCGGCCGCCGATCAATACATCCGGGCCGGAACCTACAAAAAAATCCTTCTCGTGGCCTCCGAAGTTCAGTCCTCGAATCTGGATTATTCCGACGACGGCCGCGACATGGCCGTCCTCTTCGGCGACGGCGCCGGCGCCGTGATCCTCGAACCGGGCGGGCCGGAAGACGGCGCCCTTTTGCTTTCGACGCACCTCTACTCGGACGGCCGGTTCGTCCGGGATCTCTGGATGGAAAAACCGAGCCCGCGGGACAACCCCACCTTCCAGGTCGAATTCTTCGACGAAAAGAGATTTTTTCCAAAAATGGACGGTAAAAACGTTTTCAAGAACGCCTCTCAGCGCATGCCCGAGGCGGTTCGGGCCGCCCTCGACCGCAATGGGTTGACCGTGGAAGATGTCGACATTCTCATTCCCCATCAGGCCAATGACCGGATTTCGCAAATGGTCGCCCGGAATCTCGGGATCCCCGTCGAAAAAGTCATTCGCAACATCGACCGCTACGGAAACACAACCTCGGCCTCCATTCCCATTGCTCTCGACGAAGCGATCGAGACGGGCCGGATCCGGAAAGGCCATCTGGTCGCCCTGACGGCCTTCGGATCGGGCTTCACCTGGGCCTCGGCCCTCATCCGTTGGTAG